A single genomic interval of Osmerus eperlanus chromosome 14, fOsmEpe2.1, whole genome shotgun sequence harbors:
- the tmem132a gene encoding LOW QUALITY PROTEIN: transmembrane protein 132C (The sequence of the model RefSeq protein was modified relative to this genomic sequence to represent the inferred CDS: deleted 1 base in 1 codon): MGVDSSPSASWERQGVVGLLLCWLLVVVHTSQAQPPLPLSLPAQISVPPPWSYLPLSQADLGPLFSNSSPFSFSQSLLLLPQAGAASKPGARASFGPYSVTQLVSEPILPLSPPLSAALLSEHVEREIDEGGKERLRVRALFQGRGDAGRGTCVTLHAFKETEEHKASCITQAPLGLCVVTLTLPKDWFQTDQINQPHLGPPGRSRHTHRHRQRNRRGRNHGRLAAFPAALRFNHGHALDRVQLYYSLFGTVADLSAAPPRCVEDKEPQYQRQLFYIAAVTLREEGAEGREGAAQGNQSKEEVSCLDGREEEELHVDSNVLIRYRKGPARIGQPIGLSVNLRSNFSAEFVVIRLKVRKGLVSLVAQRSLTSDLWAVTLERTQGSKHDVVSIICHKVGRHLDGLSALLPSPSSLHQVACLSVDGLRRSFDVAMTVSGSWWVEYSGRNNPPPPHGGVVSSFSFTDREMAGIVPVTESDTIINTAILTSEPVSLPVIVLAVGHDGKVSDVTSAVRCQSSDEDIVKVSSDCATIFVDGSESGVGSTCVGVEFLLGTLRGSLCLAVWAPVVPLLLSLSDPKLNAIDGWSQYTDNGCFPVFQRSTVQVLTQFVAQDNQSQMTYLLGSPDWLVDVTEIVRNWLRVENPQVAALDKHNNLIGLQPGETMLHVISSQWDGVLGSCDVTVTSEPVTPGDLSVQVVSGLGMSIQPSPAHPSVVTATVTAYNILYDPGQEASISVWLQFSDDNASLLSAFRGVPFYLRLSSLAESVVAVTPGPSQRIVAQGDGGGPLLQAELLVSTCDPIVSNSIVESDSPKSREGGGTRRLARGSGWIRVNLDSELQPLGSEESEFGFDVSDMLVESNGDVYANFGSDDIVHGNVTGGGSPGDSSPYHHQAGGGMMGRNGLERAALTPNHEENAVYLSPGVEREGTRDEEKNRPGERELEVGVGALLSLLCLSTLLFLVNCLPCALRERRRRRKGMEADGGMMEGVVVEEAEEDKKMEIEKEEESEKQKKKELEEKEENML; the protein is encoded by the exons ATGGGTGTGGACAGCAGCCCCAGTGCATCATGGGAAAGGCAGGGGGTGGTGGGACTGCTGCTGTGTTGGCTGCTGGTCGTAG TCCACACCTCGCaggcccagccccccctccctctctccctgcctgcccagaTCTCTGTGCCTCCTCCCTGGAGctacctgcccctctcccagGCCGACCTGGGCCCCCTCTTCTCCAACTCGagccccttctccttctcccagagCCTCCTCCTGTTGCCTCAGGCTGGGGCAGCCTCCAAACCAGGGGCCAGGGCTTCGTTTGGGCCTTACTCAGTCACACAG ctGGTCTCGGagcccatcctccccctctcccctcctttgtcCGCGGCGCTGCTGTCGGAGCACGTGGAGCGAGAGATAgacgagggagggaaggagaggctgagggtGCGGGCTTTGTTCCAGGGCAGAGGAGACGCCGGCAGAGGGACCTGCGTCACC CTCCACGCCTTCAAGGAGACGGAGGAGCACAAGGCCTCCTGCATCACACAG gctcccctgggtctgtgtgtggtgacaCTGACTCTTCCTAAGGACTGGTTCCAGACCGACCAGATCAACCAGCCACACCTCGGTCCCCCCGGCCgctcccgacacacacaccgccaccgGCAACGCAACCGGCGAGGTCGAAACCATGGCAGACTCGCCGCCTTTCCCGCGGCGCTCAGATTCAACCATGGCCACGCCCTCGATCGTGTCCAGCTCTACTATTCATTGTTCGGCACGGTGGCCGACCTGAGCGCAGCGCCCCCTAGGTGCGTGGAGGACAAGGAGCCACAGTACCAGAGGCAGCTCTTCTACATAGCAGCTGTGAccctgagggaggagggcgcggagggcagggagggtgcTGCACAGGGCAACCAAAGCAAGGAGGAAGTAAGCTGTCTGGACGGACGGGAAGAAGAGGAGCTACATGTGGATTCCAATGTCCTGATTCGCTACCGCAAGGGGCCTGCTCGTATCGGTCAGCCTATCGGATTGTCGGTGAATCTGAGGTCGAATTTCAGCGCAGAGTTTGTGGTTATACG gctgaaGGTGAGGAAGGGTCTGGTATCCCTGGTGGCCCAGCGAtccttgacctctgacctctgggcTGTGACCCTGGAGAGAACCCAGGGTTCCAAACATGACGTAGTCTCCATCATCTGCCACAAAGTTGGACGCCACCTAGATGGCCTCAG TGCTCTCCTCCcaagtccctcctccctccaccaggtGGCGTGTCTCTCTGTGGACGGCCTGAGACGTAGCTTCGACGTTGCCATGACGGTGTCGGGCAGTTGGTGGGTGGAGTACTCGGGCCGTAATAACCCTCCTCCGCCACACGGGGGTGTGGTGAGCAGTTTCTCCTTCACGGACAGAGAGATGGCTGGCATCGTTCCTGTCACTGAG AGCGACACCATCATAAACACAGCAATCTTGACCAGCGAAcctgtgtcacttcctgttattGTGCTGGCCGTAGGGCATGATGGGAAAGTGTCAGATGTTACGTCTGCAGTGAGGTGCCAGTCGTCCGATGAAGACATAGTCAAG GTGTCAAGCGATTGCGCAACCATCTTTGTTGACGGGAGCGAATCGGGTGTGGGCAGCACATGCGTGGGGGTGGAGTTTCTTCTGGGCACGCTCCGTGGGTCGCTGTGCCTGGCGGTCTGGGCGCCCGTCGTGcctctgctcctgtctctgtccGACCCCAAGCTCAATGCCATCGATGGCTGGAGCCAGTACACGGACAATGG ctgttTCCCAGTGTTCCAGAGGTCCACTGTTCAGGTTCTGACCCAGTTCGTTGCCCAGGACAACCAGAGTCAAATGACCTACCTGCTGGGCTCCCCCGATTGGCTGGTGGATGTGACGGAGATTGTCCGTAATTGGCTGCGGGTGGAAAACCCACAGGTCGCTGCTCTTGACAAACACAACAATCTGATTGGCCTGCAGCCGGGGGAAACCATGCTTCAT GTTATCTCTAGCCAATGGGATGGTGTCCTGGGAAGCTGTGATGTCACGGTGACCTCTGAACCTGTGACCCCAGGTGACCTGTCAGTGCAAGTTGTGAGCGGCTTGGGGATGTCcatccagcccagccctgcccaccCGTCAGTTGTCACAGCAACAGTGACGGCCTACAACATTCTGTACGACCCTGGGCAG gaAGCATCCATAAGTGTCTGGCTCCAGTTCAGCGACGACAACGCCTCTCTGCTCTCCGCTTTTAGGGGCGTGCCCTTTTACCTGCGTCTCTCCTCATTGGCTGAGTCTGTAGTCGCCGTGACGCCAGGCCCTTCACAGCGCATTGTTGCCCAGGGAGATGGGGGCGGGCCCTTGCTGCAAGCGGAACTTCTGGTCTCTACCTGTGATCCAATTGTGTCCAACTCCATCGTTGAAAGTGACTCCCCGAAGTCTAGGGAAGGAGGTGGGACACGAAGGCTAGCTAGGGGCTCTGGTTGGATAAGAGTCAACCTAGACTCTGAACTACAGCCATTGGGGAGCGAGGAGTCGGAATTTGGGTTTGACGTGTCTGACATGCTGGTAGAGTCCAACGGAGATGTATACGCTAACTTTGGGAGCGACGACATCGTCCACGGCAATGTCACCGGCGGAGGGTCACCTggtgactcctccccctaccaCCACCAGGCTGGCGGAGGCATGATGGGAAGGAACGGACTGGAACGGGCGGCGCTCACGCCCAATCACGAGGAGAACGCTGTCTACCTGTCCCCTggcgtggagagagagggaacgagggaCGAGGAGAAGAACAGACCAGGAGAGCGAGAGCtggaggtgggggtaggggccttactctccctcctctgcctctccacaCTCCTTTTCCTGGTGAACTGCCTGCCTTGcgccctgagagagaggaggaggaggaggaaagggatggAGGCGGATGGAGGAATGATGGAgggagtggtggtggaggaggcggaggaggataAGAAGATGGAGAtagaaaaggaggaagaaagtgagaagcagaagaagaaagagctggaggagaaagaggagaatatGTTGTGA